The following proteins come from a genomic window of Salminus brasiliensis chromosome 15, fSalBra1.hap2, whole genome shotgun sequence:
- the LOC140535846 gene encoding GDP-L-fucose synthase-like, translating into MEGQTGPMRVLVTGGSGLVGRAIERVVKEEGGAREGEEWIFLSSKDADLTNASETKAVFEKHRPTHVLHLAAMVGGLFRNLRENYDFLRKNLAINDNVLHTAHEFNVVKVVSCLSTCIFPDNTTYPIDETMVHRGPPHSSNFGYAYAKRMLDVYNRAYFEQHGRLYTSIIPTNVFGPHDNFNIEDGHVLPALIHKAHIAKRNGTALEVWGSGRALRQFIYSLDLARLCLWVLREYDEVEPIMLSVGEEEEISIKDVVDIIVKASEFTGPVIYDASKSDGQLKKTASNAKLRRYRPDFSFTPFHKAIKETCDWFEANYDSARK; encoded by the exons ATGGAGGGGCAGACTGGGCCGATGCGTGTGCTGGTGACTGGTGGTAGCGGTCTGGTGGGCAGAGCCATAGAGCGAGTGGTGAAGGAGGAAGGAGGTgcgagagaaggagaagaatgGATCTTCCTGTCCTCTAAAGATGCTGACCTAAC AAATGCATCTGAGACGAAGGCAGTCTTCGAGAAACATCGTCCGACACACGTCCTTCATCTGGCGGCCATGGTGGGAGGCTTATTTCGGAACTTAAGAGAGAACTATGATTTCTTG AGAAAGAACTTGGCCATCAACGACAACGTGCTGCACACAGCTCATGAGTTCAACGTGGTGAAAGTGGTCTCCTGTTTGTCGACATGCATCTTCCCCGACAACACCACCTACCCCATTGACGAGACTATG GTCCACAGAGGTCCTCCTCATTCATCTAACTTTGGGTATGCCTACGCTAAACGGATGCTCGATGTCTACAACAG AGCCTATTTTGAGCAACACGGACGGCTGTATACTTCCATTATCCCCACAAACGTCTTTGGTCCCCACGACAACTTCAACATAGAGGACGGGCATGTCCTGCCTGCACTGATCCACAAGGCCCACATTGCCAAGA ggAACGGCACAGCTCTGGAGGTCTGGGGCTCTGGTCGTGCACTTCGGCAGTTCATCTACTCGCTGGACCTGGCTCGTCTCTGCCTGTGGGTGTTGAGAGAATACGACGAGGTGGAGCCCATCATGTTGTCAG ttggggaggaggaggagatctCCATTAAGGATGTTGTGGATATAATAGTCAAAGCCTCTGAGTTCACGGGACCTGTGATT TACGACGCCAGCAAATCTGACGGTCAGTTGAAGAAAACAGCCAGCAATGCCAAACTCCGCCGCTACCGCCCAGACTTCAGCTTTACTCCTTTCCACAAAG CCATCAAGGAGACGTGTGACTGGTTTGAGGCCAATTACGACAGTGCACGAAAATGA
- the gtf3c3 gene encoding general transcription factor 3C polypeptide 3 produces MSESSPELNDYLEGKISFEEFERRREARKTRIKEEVGDGSDENEAVELYDAIPGTSKQIPRVAWTGSTEEGVSPSVQKAFASMLGEDLEEMEDDDMDEDDGEWREIGEDEADDDDAGGGSGVTPGDVFALEMELNRENKKMMKERRPRSKLPRALRGLMGEANIRYARGDKDDAILMCMEIIRQAPLAYEPFSTLAMIYEDQGDMEKALQFGLIAAHLNPSDCEEWVKLADMSLEQDNIKQAIICYTKAIKYDQSNVRYLWERSSLYEQVGEHKQAMDGYRRILSLLPPTDGEHFMQLSRDMAKSYYESNELPSAIGVMEEALDRHPELVSHECVNMAAELYIANHQYVKALEALIKFCDITLKREVTKQEPMEQTDMRTEGEEEPRDEKKEEMAEVKGEVLEVVVPDEVPVDIRVKLMVCLIHQHVLRPLDPMLTSLMEQSPEEMGDLYLDVAEAFMDEGEYNSALPLLSALVCSERYNLAVVWLRHAECLKALGHLEVAVKSYSKVVEMAPLHLEARLALSTLQQQLGRPNCALQALEPMYDPDTLAQDSSAAQQELKLLLHRSTLLRCQGRIVDYIDALLTMLSMLLKVAMVRAQVCLIASTSSGTRHLRLIKVSRNKLSEIEDQEAAYLDVTGKTSVLSREDWWRLLLECLEALCEEERFAEAELLVDSSLEFYSFYDDRAKRKELEYLGLSAAFLDRNFRKAYDYIRLMLMSSVERDQLWNVFNQVTLQSQDVRHHRFCLRLMLKNPENHALCLLNGHTSLVSGTFKHALGQYMQAFRNQPCNPLHSLCVGLTFFHMASQKFVMKRHPLVLQGFSFLWRYVDLRGHCQESLYNVGRALHQLGLTHLAIHYYQKALSFPPLKLEGIDEDQVDLRREIAYNLSLICQASGNKEMARYYIYTYCTV; encoded by the exons ATGTCGGAGTCCAGCCCTGAACTCAACGACTACCTGGAGGGGAAGATCTCCTTCGAGGAGTTTGAAAGACGGAGGGAAGCAAGAAAAACGAGGATAAAG GAGGAAGTAGGCGATGGCTCTGATGAAAACGAGGCTGTCGAGCTGTACGATGCCATTCCAGGCACTTCCAAACAGATTCCCAGAGTGGCTTGGACAG GCAGCACTGAGGAGGGAGTCAGCCCGTCTGTCCAGAAGGCCTTTGCCTCCATGCTTGGGGAGGACCTCGAGGAGATGGAGGATGACGACATGGACGAGGACGACGGGGAGTGGAGAGAGATTGGCGAGGACGAAGCCGACGACGACGATGCTGGCGGCGGCAGTGGAGTCACGCCAGGGGACGTGTTTGCCCTGGAGATGGAGCTCAACCGGGAGAAcaagaagatgatgaag GAACGACGCCCCCGCAGTAAGCTCCCTCGCGCCCTCAGAGGGTTAATGGGCGAGGCCAACATCCGCTATGCTCGAGGAGACAAAGACGACGCCATCCTGATGTGCATGGAGATCATCCGCCAAG CTCCCCTGGCGTACGAGCCCTTCTCCACGCTGGCGATGATCTACGAGGACCAGGGCGACATGGAGAAGGCGCTGCAGTTCGGCCTGATCGCGGCGCACCTGAACCCCAGCGACTGCGAGGAGTGGGTCAAACTGGCCGACATGTCCCTGGAGCAGGACAACATCAAGCAGGCCATCATCTGCTACACCAAAG CAATTAAGTACGACCAGAGTAACGTGCGCTACCTGTGGGAGCGCTCCAGCCTCTACGAGCAGGTGGGCGAACACAAGCAGGCCATGGACGGCTACCGCCGCATTCTCAGCCTGCTGCCCCCTACTGACGGAGAGCACTTCATGCAGCTGTCTCGTGACATGGCCAA GAGTTACTATGAGAGCAACGAGTTACCCTCGGCTATTGGCGTGATGGAAGAAGCCCTGGACCGACACCCCGAGCTGGTCAGCCACGAGTGCGTTAACATGGCGGCCGAGCTTTACATCGCCAACCACCAGTATGTCAAAGCCTTAGAG GCCTTGATCaagttttgtgacatcacactgAAGAGAGAAGTAACCAAGCAAGAGCCAATGGAGCAGACTGACATGAGAACCGAGGGCGAGGAAGAACCGAGGGatgagaagaaagaagagatgGCCGAGGTGAAGG GAGAGGTTCTGGAGGTCGTGGTGCCTGACGAGGTTCCGGTAGATATCAGGGTGAAGCTGATGGTTTGCCTGATCCACCAGCATGTCCTCAGACCCCTGGAT CCCATGCTGACGTCTCTGATGGAGCAAAGCCCGGAGGAGATGGGTGACCTGTACCTGGATGTGGCCGAGGCCTTCATGGACGAGGGGGAATACAACTCCGCCCTGCCCCTGCTGTCTGCCCTGGTCTGCTCGGAGAGATACAACCTAGCCGTGGTGTGGCTCCGTCACGCAG AGTGTCTGAAGGCCCTGGGGCATTTGGAGGTGGCGGTGAAGAGCTACAGTAAGGTGGTGGAGATGGCCCCGCTGCATCTGGAGGCACGCCTGGCTCTGTCCaccctgcagcagcagctgggcAGGCCCAACTGCGCCCTGCAGGCGCTGGAGCCCATGTATGACCCCGACACGCTGGCACAGGACTCCTCAGCCGCACAGCAG GAGCTGAAGTTGCTGCTGCACCGCTCCACGCTGCTCCGATGTCAAGGCCGAATTGTGGACTACATAGACGCTCTGCTCACCATGCTCTCTATGCTGCTTAAG gtGGCGATGGTGAGAGCTCAGGTGTGTCTGATAGCCAGCACCTCCTCTGGAACCAGGCACCTGCGTCTGATCAAAGTGTCCCGCAACAAGCTGTCGGAAATCGAGGACCAGGAGGCAGCTTACTTGGACGTGACGG gcAAGACCAGCGTACTGTCTCGGGAGGACTGGTGGaggctgctgctggagtgtctGGAAGCCCTGTGTGAAGAGGAGCGCTTTGCTGAGGCCGAGCTGCTGGTCGACTCCTCGCTGGAATTCTACTCCTTCTACGACGACCGGGCCAAGCGCAAGGAGCTGGAGTACCTGGGCTTGTCCGCCGCCTTCTTGGACCGCAATTTCCGCAAAGCCTACGACTACATAAG GTTGATGCTGATGTCCAGCGTGGAGAGGGATCAGTTATGGAACGTCTTCAACCAGGTGACGCTGCAGTCGCAGGACGTGCGGCACCACCGCTTCTGCCTGCGCCTCATGCTGAAAAACCCAGAGAACCACGCGCTCTGCCTCCTGAACGGACACACCTCGCTGGTGTCGGGAACGTTTAAGCATGCCCTCG GTCAGTACATGCAGGCCTTCAGGAATCAGCCGTGTAACCCCCTGCACAGCCTGTGCGTGGGCCTAACCTTCTTCCACATGGCCTCGCAGAAGTTTGTCATGAAGAGACACCCGCTAGTACTGCAG GGTTTCTCTTTCCTGTGGCGCTACGTGGACCTCCGAGGTCACTGTCAAGAGAGCTTGTACAACGTGGGTCGGGCTCTGCACCAGCTGGGTCTAACCCACCTGGCCATTCACTACTACCAGAAAGCCCTGAGCTTCCCTCCGCTCAAACTGGAG GGGATTGACGAAGATCAAGTGGACCTCCGCAGAGAGATCGCCTACAATCTCTCACTCATATGCCAGGCCAGCGGCAACAAGGAGATGGCCCGCTACTATATCTACACCTACTGCACTgtctga